A genomic region of Catalinimonas niigatensis contains the following coding sequences:
- a CDS encoding SiaB family protein kinase: MKYVYDLHKSMREQNLILVYEGEFTQEITKSVLAMAERNMDSMGEESTIKRKVFNVMVECLQNIVKHGEGYKVDESVNYDAVFMIGKKNDEYVIASGNPLHNADVVKLKTKLDQVNELDKEGLKQLYKDIIKSTTISEKGGAGLGFVDMARKSGRKLEYEFIQIDDERSFFALRTTIGRE, translated from the coding sequence ATGAAATATGTGTATGACTTACACAAATCAATGCGCGAGCAAAATCTGATTTTAGTGTACGAAGGAGAATTTACTCAAGAAATCACTAAGTCAGTATTGGCTATGGCAGAACGAAATATGGATTCTATGGGTGAAGAATCTACCATCAAAAGAAAAGTTTTCAATGTAATGGTAGAATGCCTACAGAACATCGTAAAGCATGGTGAGGGATATAAAGTTGATGAGAGCGTCAACTATGATGCGGTATTCATGATTGGAAAAAAGAATGATGAATATGTCATTGCTTCCGGTAATCCACTTCATAATGCTGATGTAGTAAAACTGAAAACCAAGCTTGATCAGGTAAATGAGCTGGATAAAGAAGGGCTGAAGCAACTTTATAAAGATATCATCAAGAGTACTACCATTTCTGAAAAAGGTGGTGCCGGGCTTGGCTTTGTAGATATGGCCCGGAAGTCAGGGAGAAAACTTGAATATGAATTTATTCAAATAGATGATGAACGCTCTTTCTTTGCACTAAGGACGACAATAGGGAGAGAGTAA
- a CDS encoding DUF1987 domain-containing protein: MEILNLEGTEDTPKIILDKANGIFEISGRSLPEDSSEFYQPVLDWLQAYAGDPNPSSEFVFKLEYFNTASSKLILDVLSKLEDISGAKIHWYFHEDDEDMEEAGQEFSELVEVSFEFSTY; the protein is encoded by the coding sequence ATGGAAATCTTAAATTTAGAAGGAACAGAAGACACCCCTAAAATTATATTAGACAAGGCAAATGGTATTTTTGAGATCTCTGGAAGATCACTTCCTGAAGATTCATCAGAATTTTACCAACCTGTATTGGATTGGCTTCAGGCTTATGCCGGAGATCCTAACCCCAGCAGTGAATTTGTTTTTAAACTTGAATATTTCAATACAGCATCATCTAAGCTAATTCTGGATGTGTTGTCAAAACTTGAAGATATAAGCGGAGCCAAAATTCACTGGTACTTTCATGAAGACGATGAAGACATGGAGGAAGCAGGTCAGGAATTTTCTGAGCTTGTCGAAGTCTCCTTTGAATTCAGCACTTACTAA